One Geoalkalibacter subterraneus genomic window carries:
- a CDS encoding ASCH domain-containing protein, producing the protein MTLDHIAEKAISIRQPWAWLILNGGKDIENRTWPTRFRGKVLIHAAKGVTRDEWRDAWSWVRHVCPEAWEKGCREINAGTIERGGIIGVAEVVDSVTHSDSRWFVGPHGFVLRNVEPLPFYPCKGALGFFKPKP; encoded by the coding sequence ATGACCCTGGATCATATCGCTGAAAAAGCGATTTCCATCAGACAACCCTGGGCGTGGCTGATCTTGAATGGCGGCAAGGACATTGAGAACCGCACATGGCCAACAAGATTTCGCGGGAAGGTGCTAATACATGCCGCAAAGGGAGTAACAAGGGATGAGTGGCGGGACGCCTGGAGCTGGGTGCGGCACGTTTGCCCAGAAGCATGGGAAAAAGGATGCCGAGAGATTAATGCGGGGACCATTGAGCGCGGAGGGATTATCGGAGTTGCCGAGGTCGTGGACAGCGTGACCCACTCGGATTCCAGATGGTTCGTCGGCCCGCACGGTTTCGTGCTACGCAATGTCGAACCTCTACCATTTTACCCGTGCAAGGGGGCGCTCGGCTTTTTCAAGCCAAAGCCTTAA
- the csf1 gene encoding type IV CRISPR-associated protein Csf1, whose protein sequence is MLFNPTEFACKALGLEPQGEPWGKNHPVSCTYCGRTIEFGDLSLKKVIGSNFLDAHELTAPGTNVCCGWCAPCKSKSFLARLGAAVITEEGAYSILSDANRTWFLLTPPKPPFMVFARSIENAQHLVWRTPMTYDIEAIQLRFGPHLFVIRHSVLLKSIKVCERMGKKITAYKQDKAGAKKNSGFRHRHPFASLDRMGKGAKSGVFLPHVQDLCHSDPQFAEDAAFIRKLSDGELWGLATLMKQKPEEPIKPQPVSLK, encoded by the coding sequence GTGCTGTTTAATCCAACTGAGTTTGCCTGCAAGGCCCTGGGCCTGGAACCGCAGGGCGAGCCCTGGGGTAAAAATCACCCGGTCAGCTGCACCTACTGTGGCAGAACCATTGAATTTGGAGATTTAAGCCTTAAAAAGGTGATCGGAAGCAATTTTCTTGACGCCCATGAATTAACGGCCCCCGGGACCAATGTCTGCTGCGGCTGGTGTGCCCCCTGTAAATCCAAATCGTTTCTGGCCCGCTTGGGTGCAGCAGTCATTACCGAAGAGGGCGCCTATAGCATTCTTTCTGATGCCAACCGCACCTGGTTTCTGCTCACACCGCCCAAGCCGCCTTTCATGGTCTTTGCCCGCTCCATCGAGAATGCTCAACATCTGGTGTGGCGCACTCCCATGACCTATGATATCGAAGCCATTCAGCTTCGCTTCGGGCCGCACCTCTTTGTCATCCGGCATAGTGTTTTGCTCAAAAGCATCAAGGTCTGTGAGCGCATGGGCAAAAAAATCACTGCGTATAAACAGGACAAGGCTGGAGCCAAGAAAAATTCCGGATTTCGGCACCGTCACCCCTTCGCTTCCCTGGACCGCATGGGCAAGGGCGCCAAAAGCGGCGTTTTCCTCCCCCACGTCCAGGATCTCTGCCATAGCGACCCGCAGTTTGCCGAAGACGCAGCCTTTATTCGCAAATTAAGCGACGGAGAACTGTGGGGGCTGGCCACACTGATGAAACAAAAACCTGAAGAACCGATAAAGCCGCAACCAGTTTCGCTCAAATAA
- a CDS encoding DUF6166 domain-containing protein, with protein sequence MKIMKEDIFHGDTRTGQVWVRGHLISPGPSLALRRHSPAGFAWGYHGSGPAQLALAILLLFSTPEEALDLYQQFKIDVISTFDSCQDLILPAKDVSAWLREQRSQQHLLAV encoded by the coding sequence ATGAAGATCATGAAAGAAGATATTTTCCACGGTGATACGAGAACCGGGCAGGTTTGGGTTCGAGGTCATCTTATTTCACCCGGACCCTCTCTGGCTCTTCGCAGACACTCTCCGGCTGGGTTTGCCTGGGGCTATCACGGAAGCGGCCCGGCTCAACTTGCCTTGGCGATTTTGCTTCTTTTTTCCACACCCGAAGAAGCTCTCGATCTTTACCAACAATTTAAGATCGACGTGATTTCAACCTTTGATTCCTGTCAGGACCTGATTCTACCGGCTAAGGATGTCTCTGCCTGGCTCCGTGAGCAACGAAGCCAGCAGCACCTTTTGGCGGTTTGA
- the trfA gene encoding plasmid replication initiator TrfA, with translation MTKRGDDLDDFLEQSTRRIQEIQRSRQKEEEQMVLPLPDWPAKVIGVPSTVVRSALFGLVKKGARRFVNREKIASWGGVTIRYTGSMLDQGDLDVWMQAIKRSKKDGLGNKVPCSLYSLLRDMGRKGRGKSDREWLKSSVNRMVACSVEIETEGAVYSGNLIREFFYDKHQECFIFSVNPRLAKLFTDDYTQIPLAVRQQLGSNFLKWLHAYILSHKATASHPHYIKVENLKNLSGSQRETRKFKADLKQALEEMKKMNILEEYWFTESNVLYFVRKKSVLLDYANLSDAP, from the coding sequence ATGACAAAACGAGGCGATGATTTGGATGATTTTTTGGAACAATCCACGCGCAGGATTCAGGAAATTCAGCGAAGTCGCCAAAAGGAGGAGGAGCAGATGGTTCTTCCCTTGCCTGACTGGCCGGCCAAGGTTATAGGGGTTCCGTCAACGGTTGTGCGATCAGCTCTTTTCGGCCTGGTCAAAAAGGGGGCTAGAAGATTTGTTAATCGTGAAAAAATTGCGTCCTGGGGAGGGGTGACAATCAGGTATACAGGGTCGATGCTTGACCAGGGAGATCTTGATGTCTGGATGCAAGCAATAAAGCGTTCCAAAAAGGACGGTCTGGGTAACAAGGTGCCCTGTTCTCTTTATAGCCTTTTGAGGGATATGGGGCGCAAAGGCCGTGGAAAAAGCGACCGGGAATGGTTGAAGTCTTCGGTGAATAGAATGGTTGCGTGCTCTGTTGAGATAGAGACGGAAGGGGCTGTTTATTCAGGAAATTTGATCAGAGAGTTTTTCTACGACAAGCATCAGGAGTGTTTTATATTTTCGGTCAATCCCCGCTTGGCCAAACTTTTCACTGATGATTATACGCAGATTCCCCTTGCGGTCAGGCAGCAACTGGGTTCCAATTTTTTGAAATGGCTCCATGCCTATATCTTGAGTCATAAGGCGACAGCTTCACATCCGCATTATATAAAAGTCGAAAATTTAAAGAACTTGAGCGGATCACAGAGAGAGACACGAAAATTCAAAGCGGATCTGAAACAAGCGTTGGAAGAAATGAAAAAAATGAACATCCTTGAGGAATACTGGTTCACTGAGTCCAATGTTTTGTATTTTGTCCGTAAAAAATCAGTCTTACTAGATTATGCAAATTTATCTGACGCACCGTAA
- the csf2 gene encoding type IV CRISPR-associated protein Csf2: MAKALKNIVIHGEITLLTGMTVASTEDTWTDGKRIFSVKPPSQVAPCTSTQKYGIVETLPDDQGEMRTQITRVPIFPANGLRGQLRRAAADMIASHLVRKGEKLDLRAFHILNCGASTGSPEGVVPPVSMVQEWAAHPYFGLYGGGPFLMSSGFRIDTMWMKCRPTVEIGMVAPDSDALTLEPWQATQVVMFKRVDDVIQFRNPFAENLILDYEESVNAWLKHREGAGEARKKAKEENSGEKIQAKIDSWSFFEMVLPGARFDFNTTIHSPLANQGHVGLLVKSLESLINKQALGGWSRNGFGRFAANLDFVGEDVDGKRVQGRLIHFDPTTRQHILGDHDALNESIAAWQDRLEDIQAKEIERLCFLSKKGTS, from the coding sequence ATGGCAAAGGCACTAAAAAACATTGTAATCCACGGAGAGATCACCCTTCTGACCGGTATGACGGTCGCAAGTACCGAAGACACCTGGACCGATGGCAAGCGAATCTTCTCGGTCAAACCGCCAAGTCAGGTCGCACCCTGCACCTCAACGCAGAAATACGGCATCGTAGAAACGCTGCCCGACGATCAGGGCGAGATGCGCACACAGATTACGCGCGTACCTATTTTCCCGGCAAACGGCCTGCGAGGGCAGCTGCGGCGTGCAGCGGCCGACATGATCGCCAGCCATCTGGTCCGAAAAGGAGAAAAACTTGATCTGAGAGCCTTCCACATCCTGAACTGCGGCGCATCAACCGGCAGCCCCGAAGGCGTCGTCCCTCCGGTCTCCATGGTGCAGGAGTGGGCCGCGCATCCCTACTTCGGTCTTTATGGCGGCGGGCCCTTTCTGATGTCCTCCGGCTTTCGGATCGATACCATGTGGATGAAATGTCGCCCAACCGTTGAAATAGGGATGGTCGCTCCGGACAGCGACGCATTGACCCTTGAGCCCTGGCAGGCGACCCAGGTGGTTATGTTCAAGCGCGTCGATGACGTTATTCAGTTTCGCAATCCCTTTGCCGAAAATCTGATTCTTGACTATGAAGAATCTGTCAACGCCTGGCTTAAACACCGCGAAGGCGCCGGCGAGGCGCGCAAGAAAGCCAAAGAAGAAAACAGCGGCGAGAAAATCCAGGCCAAAATCGATAGCTGGAGCTTTTTTGAGATGGTTCTTCCCGGCGCGCGCTTTGATTTCAATACCACAATCCACTCACCCTTGGCCAATCAAGGACATGTGGGCCTGCTTGTAAAATCCCTTGAATCCCTGATCAACAAACAGGCTCTGGGCGGCTGGTCACGCAACGGATTTGGGCGCTTTGCCGCAAACCTGGATTTTGTCGGCGAGGACGTAGACGGCAAGCGGGTCCAGGGTAGACTGATTCATTTTGACCCCACCACGCGCCAGCACATTCTGGGGGACCACGACGCCCTCAATGAAAGCATTGCAGCATGGCAAGACAGGCTGGAAGATATACAGGCCAAGGAGATCGAGCGTTTGTGCTTTTTGAGCAAAAAAGGAACGTCCTGA
- the csf4 gene encoding type IV CRISPR-associated DEAD/DEAH-box helicase Csf4, translated as MTHALAPAFRTHQQKFYNNLISSFDKERISLNEGATGMGKSRAMVQAALDLLDQHDQPVVISCPSISGLQQMLGELYALESKSRHRVAVALGRANFFEPSRVIDYLEKEMSEQESAPILQWIKDGARSTNQQDGGPLSRLYPQIGFLLEDLVHRLPEGFSIPDAALSQYDEESEAEEMYQQMRASLLDAKLIFCSHIMLACDQRLRKNREASAEILPEYAYLMLDEAHLFESAIASMESRCFSPFSLKSLLLREQVGSKANRCRAVGLCDEIIARAKRVKKTNFFIYFNEWNKKDFVVPSEVDLFLKDLSKMAQALDAILKGRKNKGASKELLDYKYVLSALISKKNNLSINISPVRRYPTFCCGPFTLNHVLSPIWQQPSLRGAAIVSATLFLPGAGADHIIKTLALPKDRLDIHPPIIPSWVTDPVVLHRPRNPMPWLPPQENEFDENRADDFETAHHLWCARLAAQTLLIAQDARSATLVLTTSYETAEEIGSKLSSLGDRLIVQKQNEPFANTRRTFEKLTAAGKKPVWVATGQAWTGLDLGDALSDLVITRIPFAGRGSRVGAGRGASKFDAAFTLRQGIGRLVRKEGCQTKNLWVFDGRIWLPQKQKFYKMFKDIFEVYDKREKS; from the coding sequence ATGACTCATGCCTTAGCCCCGGCTTTTCGTACCCATCAACAAAAGTTCTATAACAACCTTATATCTTCTTTTGACAAGGAGCGAATATCTCTAAACGAGGGTGCGACAGGAATGGGCAAAAGCCGTGCGATGGTCCAGGCCGCGCTCGACCTTCTCGATCAGCACGACCAGCCTGTAGTTATCTCCTGTCCAAGCATCAGCGGCCTGCAACAGATGTTAGGCGAGCTTTATGCGCTAGAATCAAAGTCTCGACACCGGGTTGCGGTTGCGCTGGGACGAGCCAACTTCTTTGAGCCGAGTCGCGTGATTGATTATTTGGAAAAAGAGATGTCCGAGCAGGAATCTGCACCGATCCTGCAGTGGATTAAAGACGGTGCGCGCTCAACAAACCAGCAGGACGGAGGCCCCCTGTCGCGACTTTACCCACAGATCGGGTTTTTGCTTGAGGACCTGGTGCACAGGCTCCCGGAAGGATTTAGCATCCCCGATGCTGCCCTGTCACAGTATGACGAGGAATCTGAAGCGGAAGAGATGTATCAGCAGATGCGCGCAAGCTTACTTGATGCAAAACTTATTTTCTGCTCCCACATTATGCTTGCCTGTGATCAGCGACTGAGAAAAAACAGGGAGGCCTCGGCAGAAATTTTGCCTGAATATGCCTACCTGATGCTCGATGAAGCTCATCTTTTCGAGAGTGCAATTGCCAGCATGGAATCACGATGCTTCTCTCCCTTTTCTCTTAAATCTCTACTTCTTCGTGAGCAAGTCGGCAGCAAGGCCAATCGCTGCCGAGCTGTTGGTCTGTGCGACGAAATTATAGCCCGAGCCAAAAGAGTAAAAAAAACCAATTTTTTTATCTATTTCAACGAATGGAATAAAAAAGATTTTGTCGTCCCCTCTGAAGTCGACCTGTTTCTAAAGGATCTCTCAAAAATGGCCCAGGCTTTGGACGCGATTCTTAAAGGCAGAAAAAATAAGGGGGCTTCCAAGGAACTTCTTGACTACAAATACGTTCTTTCAGCGCTGATCTCGAAAAAAAACAACTTAAGCATCAATATCTCGCCCGTGCGGCGCTATCCAACTTTCTGCTGCGGACCTTTCACGCTCAACCACGTCCTTTCCCCCATCTGGCAGCAACCGTCTCTACGCGGTGCGGCAATTGTTTCGGCAACGCTTTTTTTGCCCGGCGCCGGTGCAGACCATATTATCAAAACGCTTGCGCTACCCAAAGATCGCTTAGATATTCATCCACCCATCATCCCTTCCTGGGTGACGGATCCGGTTGTGCTGCACCGCCCTCGCAACCCTATGCCATGGCTTCCGCCCCAGGAAAATGAGTTTGATGAGAACCGCGCCGATGACTTCGAAACAGCTCACCACCTGTGGTGCGCAAGACTCGCGGCCCAGACACTTCTTATCGCCCAGGACGCCAGATCAGCCACCCTGGTTCTCACCACCTCTTACGAGACGGCAGAGGAGATCGGAAGCAAGCTTTCTTCGCTGGGAGATCGTCTGATTGTCCAAAAACAAAACGAACCCTTCGCCAATACCAGGCGCACATTCGAGAAGCTGACCGCTGCAGGAAAAAAGCCCGTCTGGGTCGCAACAGGACAGGCATGGACAGGGCTTGATTTAGGAGACGCCTTAAGCGATCTGGTTATTACCCGCATCCCCTTTGCCGGCCGCGGCAGTCGCGTAGGGGCCGGTCGCGGCGCCAGCAAATTCGACGCAGCCTTTACTCTGCGCCAGGGCATTGGGCGCCTGGTTAGAAAAGAAGGATGTCAGACAAAAAATTTGTGGGTCTTTGATGGACGAATCTGGCTGCCGCAAAAACAAAAATTCTACAAAATGTTCAAAGATATTTTTGAGGTCTACGACAAAAGGGAAAAAAGCTAG
- the csf3 gene encoding type IV CRISPR-associated protein Csf3: MDALKISWELKTPIVLKGDMPLMLDSLLAWCAVQKDHRENGIGESPWAAQERLPLGQVSGIWQASQLHFEFISERLPFTMTRRHELDPFAKVLQPGAKGFEKGIPEDLLRKSWLCQQKKDTFEASSGPYRAFLLHQKYRWVEKAQAWCVGDKDSVEELLQELTHLGSLTRNGFGAVKSTTVELASEDQKENWRIRPLPVEAGLEKPGITYAMAMQSVRPPYWDRTQYQKVLVPILPF, translated from the coding sequence ATGGATGCGCTCAAGATTAGCTGGGAGCTAAAAACCCCCATCGTCCTGAAAGGGGACATGCCTTTGATGCTTGACTCTCTGCTGGCCTGGTGCGCTGTGCAAAAAGACCATAGAGAAAACGGTATAGGCGAATCCCCCTGGGCAGCCCAGGAGCGCCTGCCTCTGGGGCAGGTTTCCGGAATCTGGCAGGCCAGCCAGTTGCACTTTGAGTTTATAAGCGAAAGGCTGCCCTTTACAATGACTCGGCGCCACGAACTGGATCCTTTTGCCAAAGTGCTTCAACCTGGCGCTAAGGGGTTTGAAAAAGGCATTCCTGAAGACCTTCTCCGGAAATCCTGGCTCTGCCAACAGAAAAAGGACACCTTTGAGGCCTCCAGTGGCCCTTATCGTGCTTTTTTGTTGCACCAGAAGTATCGCTGGGTTGAAAAAGCCCAAGCCTGGTGTGTCGGCGACAAAGACTCGGTGGAGGAGCTTCTGCAGGAATTGACCCACCTCGGGAGTCTGACTCGCAACGGATTTGGTGCCGTAAAAAGCACAACCGTTGAACTGGCCAGCGAAGATCAAAAGGAGAACTGGCGTATTCGCCCTTTGCCCGTCGAAGCAGGACTGGAAAAGCCGGGAATAACTTACGCCATGGCCATGCAGTCAGTCAGACCTCCCTACTGGGACCGCACCCAGTATCAAAAGGTGCTGGTTCCAATCCTGCCCTTCTAG
- a CDS encoding HsdM family class I SAM-dependent methyltransferase encodes MGKKERQRWQQNDQAVELLKKDGPLSEAEKELIRRCYSGYGGLYETFGQFFTPPEVVSFVHQLLGLDTTTTPLDVLEPSAGAGAFLEGLSSSCRVTAYEMMAEAARVAQILHPQATVHRTDTLEHLADIEGNFDVVIGNPPFCKLHDPLRYEGFTISKDKARKAAEHYFVELAVRALRPGGMLAMVLPEGILSNSATSALRAWVLDHCWLRAVVSLPPETFVKSGTTVKTSVVVFQKKVEGVDPGDYQIFMAIAESLGWDSRGRENKANDLEEILQTYRLHHADQSPLNLLGAGTPPCTSQQDHQAIPGEQLLLAI; translated from the coding sequence ATGGGTAAAAAAGAACGCCAGCGCTGGCAACAAAACGACCAGGCGGTTGAGTTGTTGAAAAAAGACGGTCCGCTAAGCGAGGCGGAAAAAGAACTGATTCGCCGCTGCTACAGCGGCTACGGAGGACTTTATGAAACCTTCGGGCAGTTTTTCACACCTCCTGAAGTCGTCTCCTTCGTCCATCAACTTCTTGGTCTCGATACGACAACAACACCTCTTGACGTTCTCGAACCCTCGGCCGGCGCAGGGGCTTTTCTCGAAGGCCTTTCGTCTTCATGCAGGGTAACCGCTTATGAGATGATGGCCGAAGCAGCCCGCGTGGCTCAAATTCTGCATCCGCAAGCGACCGTGCATCGAACCGATACGCTGGAGCACCTGGCCGATATCGAGGGAAATTTCGATGTTGTGATTGGCAACCCGCCATTTTGCAAACTTCACGACCCCTTGCGGTATGAAGGATTTACAATTTCAAAGGATAAAGCCAGAAAGGCTGCAGAACACTACTTTGTTGAGTTGGCCGTGCGCGCACTGCGCCCCGGCGGGATGCTGGCTATGGTTTTGCCGGAAGGAATTTTATCCAACAGCGCCACTTCTGCACTGCGTGCCTGGGTTCTCGATCACTGTTGGCTGCGCGCTGTCGTGAGCCTTCCTCCAGAGACCTTTGTTAAAAGCGGCACAACCGTAAAGACCTCGGTTGTCGTTTTTCAAAAGAAAGTCGAAGGAGTTGACCCCGGCGACTATCAGATTTTTATGGCAATAGCAGAGAGCCTTGGATGGGACTCCAGGGGACGCGAGAATAAAGCCAACGACCTCGAGGAGATTCTTCAAACCTACCGGCTTCACCATGCCGACCAAAGTCCTTTGAACCTGTTGGGCGCAGGCACGCCGCCCTGCACGTCTCAGCAAGACCATCAAGCTATCCCTGGAGAGCAACTGCTTTTAGCAATCTAG
- the csf5 gene encoding type IV CRISPR-associated endonuclease Csf5, translating into MRWQTLSIKTPEDTLRPDQARKILAAQTGTDLPPQILHYKKDLHPASGLSPFRFGARRGTVLLHAVGNQACAQLRPSSEMIIAAFESHYGRAIDSQITNGVFNKNRGHLKKFCIPYLILQQHPNVYKRIKDDLQTPECPKATALAEQKIREGIVRQYEDMGMYLEDHEYALYEVKIRGNDHGRFVPIAIKPGVFGLAARNVEFFSDLSFTGPWHVGHLVSRGYGLILPAKGGKRAV; encoded by the coding sequence ATGCGTTGGCAAACCCTATCTATCAAAACGCCGGAAGATACCTTGCGGCCCGATCAGGCCCGAAAGATTCTTGCGGCCCAGACCGGCACCGATCTGCCCCCGCAGATTCTTCACTACAAAAAAGACCTGCACCCTGCCTCTGGCCTCTCCCCCTTTCGCTTCGGCGCGCGGCGCGGCACAGTCTTGCTGCATGCCGTGGGCAATCAGGCGTGCGCGCAGCTAAGACCAAGCAGCGAGATGATCATCGCCGCTTTTGAATCCCACTACGGCCGCGCCATCGACAGCCAGATCACAAACGGGGTCTTCAACAAAAACCGGGGGCATCTGAAAAAATTCTGCATCCCCTACCTGATCCTGCAGCAGCACCCCAATGTCTACAAGCGCATCAAAGATGACCTGCAAACCCCTGAGTGTCCCAAGGCGACAGCGTTGGCCGAGCAGAAAATCCGCGAGGGCATTGTGCGCCAGTACGAGGACATGGGGATGTATCTTGAAGATCACGAATATGCACTCTACGAGGTCAAAATCCGCGGCAACGATCACGGCCGATTTGTTCCTATCGCTATCAAACCGGGCGTATTCGGGCTTGCGGCGCGCAACGTGGAGTTTTTCTCGGATCTCAGCTTTACCGGCCCCTGGCATGTGGGTCACCTGGTAAGTCGCGGCTATGGTCTGATCCTGCCAGCCAAAGGAGGCAAGCGTGCTGTTTAA
- a CDS encoding RNA-guided endonuclease InsQ/TnpB family protein: MARQAFKYKLYHADRNRRLDRQRRIAGQIWNHCIALHKRYYRRYRKHLNQKRLKSRIAYLRNHLRPEWKNLGSQAVQDVIERIERGYELFFKACRLRKEKKSKRVVRPPSFRKSVKYRSFTLKQAGWKLLSPGKVRIGGAAYRYHAGRDIDGTIKTVTISRDAVGDFWIIFSVETDEPSPNRAATGRTAGFDFGLKRFLTGSDETTVEMPEPLKSELKRVKKANQRLSRKLKKSGGRKKARLSLARLHRQIADRRREFHHQTARALSRKYDVICIEDLNLTGMKSLWGRKASDLGFAQFVDILAHHCRKNGSRLVKIDRFFPSSKTCSVCGHVHRELSLRDRTWECPSCGSHHDRDKNAAINIEREGLRLIAHQAGHRLEGEAA, translated from the coding sequence ATGGCACGTCAAGCGTTCAAATATAAGCTCTATCACGCCGACCGGAACCGGCGTCTGGATCGGCAGCGGCGTATCGCCGGGCAGATATGGAACCACTGTATCGCCCTGCACAAACGGTATTACCGCCGCTACCGGAAGCATTTGAACCAGAAACGGCTCAAGTCCAGGATCGCCTATCTCCGCAATCACCTCCGCCCGGAATGGAAGAATCTGGGTTCCCAGGCGGTTCAGGACGTGATCGAACGGATCGAGCGGGGCTACGAACTGTTCTTCAAGGCGTGCCGGCTGCGGAAAGAAAAGAAGTCGAAACGGGTGGTGCGGCCGCCGTCTTTCCGCAAAAGCGTCAAGTACCGCTCCTTCACGTTGAAGCAGGCCGGGTGGAAACTCCTTTCTCCCGGCAAGGTACGAATCGGCGGGGCGGCCTATCGCTACCACGCCGGCCGCGACATCGACGGGACGATCAAGACCGTGACGATCTCTCGCGATGCCGTCGGCGACTTCTGGATCATCTTTTCCGTCGAAACGGACGAACCCTCTCCGAACCGAGCCGCGACAGGTCGAACTGCGGGCTTCGATTTCGGGCTGAAGAGGTTTCTTACCGGCTCCGACGAAACGACGGTCGAGATGCCCGAGCCGCTGAAATCGGAACTCAAGCGGGTTAAAAAAGCAAACCAGCGGCTATCCCGGAAACTGAAAAAGAGCGGCGGACGCAAAAAAGCCCGACTGTCCCTGGCGCGACTGCATCGGCAAATCGCCGACCGGCGGCGGGAATTTCACCATCAAACCGCCCGCGCCCTGTCCCGGAAATACGATGTGATCTGCATCGAGGATCTGAACCTGACCGGCATGAAATCCCTTTGGGGCCGGAAGGCCTCAGATCTGGGTTTTGCCCAGTTCGTCGACATTCTCGCCCATCATTGCCGGAAAAACGGCAGTCGGTTGGTCAAGATCGACCGTTTCTTCCCGAGCAGCAAGACCTGTTCAGTCTGCGGGCATGTCCACCGGGAGCTGTCGCTTCGGGACCGGACCTGGGAATGCCCGTCGTGCGGATCGCATCACGACCGGGACAAAAACGCTGCTATCAACATCGAGCGGGAAGGCCTGCGCCTGATCGCTCACCAGGCGGGGCATCGCCTGGAAGGGGAGGCCGCGTAA